A single genomic interval of Nycticebus coucang isolate mNycCou1 chromosome 21, mNycCou1.pri, whole genome shotgun sequence harbors:
- the RASSF2 gene encoding ras association domain-containing protein 2, with protein sequence MDYSHQTSLVPCGQDKYISKNELLLHLKTYNLYYEGQNLQLRHREEEDEFIVEGLLNISWGLRRPIRLQMQDDNERIRPPPSSSSWHSGCNLGAQGTTLKPLIAPNVQISEVDAPPQSDQMLSPTDARGLKPLQEDTPQLMRTRSDVGVRRRGNVRTPSDQRKIRRHRFSINGHFYNHKTSVFTPAYGSVTNVRINSTMTTPQVLKLLLNKFKIENSAEEFALYVVHTSGEKQKLKTTDYPLIARILQGPCEQVSKVFLMEKDQVEEVTYDVAQYIKFEMPVLKSFIQKLQEEEDREVKKLMRKYTVLRLMIRQRLEEIAETPAMI encoded by the exons atggactACAGTCACCAAACTTCCCTGGTCCCATGTGGACAAGATAAATATATATCCAA GAATGAACTTCTCTTGCATCTGAAGACCTACAACTTGTACTACGAAGGCCAAAATTTGCAGCTCCGGCACCGAGAG GAGGAAGACGAGTTCATCGTGGAGGGACTGCTGAACATCTCCTGGGGCCTGCGCCGGCCCATCCGTCTGCAGATGCAGGATGACAATGAGCGCATCCGCCCCCCTCCGTCCTCTTCCTCCTGGCACTCCGGCTGTAACCTAGGGGCCCAGGG CACCACCCTGAAGCCCCTCATTGCACCCAACGTTCAGATCTCAGAGGTGGATGCACCGCCCCAGAGCGACCAGATGCTGAGCCCCACAG aTGCCAGAGGTCTGAAGCCCCTGCAGGAGGACACCCCACAACTGATGCGCACTCGCAGTGATGTTGGGGTGCGTCGCCGTGGCAATGTGAGGACACCTAGCGATCAGCGGAAAATCAGACGGCACCGCTTCTCCATCAACGGCCATTTCTACAACCATAAG ACATCCGTGTTCACGCCAGCCTACGGCTCCGTCACCAACGTCCGCATCAACAGCACCATGACCACCCCACAGGTCCTCAAGCTGCTGCTCAACAAATTCAAG ATTGAGAACTCGGCGGAGGAGTTTGCTTTGTATGTGGTCCATACCAGTGGTG agaaacagaaactgaAGACCACCGATTACCCCCTGATTGCCCGAATCCTCCAGGGCCCATGTGAGCAGGTCTCCAAAGTGTTCCTTATGGAGAAGGACCAGGTGGAAGAAGTCACCTATGAT GTGGCCCAGTATATAAAGTTTGAGATGCCTGTCCTTAAAAGCTTCATTCAGAAGCTCCAAGAGGAAGAAGACCGAGAAGTAAAGAAGCTGATGCGCAA GTACACTGTCCTGCGGTTGATGATCCGGCAGAGGCTGGAAGAGATAGCAGAGACCCCAGCAATGATCTGA